In Gulosibacter molinativorax, a single window of DNA contains:
- a CDS encoding CobW C-terminal domain-containing protein — protein sequence MCLREVLCVVDASHLIQDLLRDDYRPVAPIRRKPQEYMARAMLTATQIEYASTVCFVNWESLSTPDLSTMMALVSHLAPTARLRLYGVDTGQALVQISDARYSPEQDRPGWVRLLNGELEPHMTDERVSAFHYERVGAFHPGRLQVVLDERVERGEFGQVLRSSGFCSFATRPERLARWSHVGAMIDFDPIVSDVAALDAQNVSTTRDGTDDLDFFASGQDLAFFGLDFEHEALAAALDTALLTDAEFTAGPNAWRQFPDPYPEWHVETHERE from the coding sequence GTGTGCCTGCGGGAGGTGCTGTGCGTCGTCGACGCGAGCCACCTCATCCAGGACTTGCTGCGCGACGACTACCGGCCCGTAGCGCCCATCCGCCGCAAACCGCAGGAGTACATGGCACGCGCCATGCTCACCGCGACGCAGATCGAGTACGCCTCGACCGTGTGCTTCGTGAACTGGGAGTCGCTGTCGACCCCTGACTTGTCCACGATGATGGCGCTTGTCAGCCACCTCGCGCCGACCGCGCGCCTGCGCCTCTACGGCGTCGACACGGGGCAGGCCCTCGTCCAGATTTCGGATGCGCGTTATTCGCCTGAACAGGATCGACCTGGCTGGGTGCGGCTGCTGAATGGCGAGCTTGAGCCGCACATGACCGACGAGCGGGTGAGCGCATTCCATTACGAGCGCGTCGGCGCGTTCCATCCCGGTCGGTTGCAGGTGGTGTTGGATGAGCGGGTCGAGCGAGGCGAGTTCGGCCAGGTGCTGCGCTCGAGCGGCTTTTGCAGCTTCGCGACGCGACCGGAGCGGCTCGCCCGCTGGAGTCACGTGGGCGCAATGATTGACTTCGACCCGATCGTGTCGGATGTCGCAGCGCTGGATGCGCAGAACGTTTCGACCACACGCGACGGCACGGACGACCTGGATTTCTTCGCATCCGGCCAGGACCTCGCGTTCTTCGGCCTCGACTTCGAGCACGAAGCGCTCGCTGCCGCGCTCGATACGGCGTTGCTCACGGATGCCGAGTTCACGGCCGGACCTAACGCGTGGCGGCAATTCCCCGACCCGTACCCCGAGTGGCACGTCGAGACCCACGAGCGCGAGTAG
- a CDS encoding ferrochelatase → MAAENIGRKPAPAKDAPLAPGAVVSAATSAACDGAPWVSEAVDYDAILLASFGGPNGQDDVIPFLRNVTGGRGIPDERLEEVAVHYRKNGGKSPINEQNLALKSALEAELEKRGVNLPVYWGNRNWLPYMNDAVREAHENGAKKIIALSTSAYSSYSSCRQYREDFADLLEDLDLQGEVQIDKVRQFFDHPGFVSPFVDGLVEALDDLKREDPSLELGSDVEVLFTTHSVPTDDANRSGPESRGFGEGGAYFAQHLAVSEVVVQDALAQLEERGDGLEQLNWQLVFQSRSGPPSQPWLEPDINDVIEGLPAKGRRAVVVVPVGFVSDHMEVLWDLDNEAKTSAADANLAFRRTPTPGVHPAYVSGLVDLILERVNGTPKDERPARTELGPWYDVCRAGCCENARLGFRPAVAGLQP, encoded by the coding sequence GTGGCTGCCGAGAATATCGGTCGCAAGCCAGCTCCCGCGAAGGATGCTCCGCTCGCCCCCGGCGCGGTTGTTTCGGCCGCGACCTCGGCGGCTTGCGACGGCGCTCCTTGGGTTTCGGAGGCCGTGGACTATGACGCGATCCTGCTCGCGTCCTTCGGCGGACCGAACGGCCAGGATGATGTGATTCCGTTCCTGCGGAACGTCACGGGCGGTCGCGGGATCCCGGATGAGCGGCTCGAAGAAGTCGCCGTGCACTACCGCAAAAACGGCGGGAAAAGCCCGATCAACGAGCAGAACCTTGCCCTCAAGTCGGCCCTCGAAGCCGAGCTCGAAAAGCGTGGCGTGAACCTGCCCGTGTACTGGGGTAACCGCAACTGGCTGCCGTACATGAACGACGCGGTGCGCGAGGCGCACGAAAACGGCGCGAAGAAGATCATCGCGCTCTCGACGAGCGCGTACTCCTCGTATTCATCCTGCCGCCAGTACCGCGAGGACTTCGCGGACCTCCTCGAGGACCTCGATCTCCAGGGCGAGGTACAGATCGATAAGGTCCGCCAGTTCTTCGACCACCCCGGCTTCGTCAGTCCGTTCGTGGACGGCCTCGTCGAGGCACTCGACGACCTCAAGCGCGAAGACCCGAGTCTCGAGCTCGGCAGCGACGTCGAGGTGCTCTTCACGACCCACTCCGTGCCGACCGATGACGCGAACCGCTCTGGCCCCGAATCCCGCGGGTTCGGTGAGGGCGGCGCGTACTTCGCGCAGCACCTCGCGGTGAGCGAGGTCGTGGTGCAGGATGCGCTGGCTCAGCTCGAGGAGCGCGGCGACGGGCTCGAGCAGCTCAACTGGCAGCTCGTTTTCCAGTCGCGTTCGGGCCCGCCGAGCCAGCCCTGGCTCGAGCCGGACATCAACGACGTCATCGAGGGGCTCCCTGCGAAGGGTCGCCGCGCGGTCGTCGTCGTGCCGGTCGGCTTCGTGTCCGACCACATGGAAGTCCTGTGGGATCTCGACAACGAGGCCAAGACCTCGGCGGCGGATGCGAACCTCGCCTTCCGTCGCACCCCCACCCCGGGCGTCCACCCGGCCTATGTCTCGGGGCTTGTCGACCTCATCCTCGAGCGTGTGAATGGCACGCCGAAGGACGAGCGACCCGCACGAACCGAGCTCGGCCCCTGGTACGACGTGTGTCGCGCCGGATGCTGCGAGAACGCGCGACTCGGGTTCCGGCCGGCTGTCGCTGGCCTCCAGCCGTAA
- the hemQ gene encoding hydrogen peroxide-dependent heme synthase, producing MSNPHGEAAEAQAPSQLAQYANYSVFRRLPGTAAPADLDAAVAQLEAVTAKLEPSGVTLRGIYDLNGFRHDGDILVWTHGADVEAIQTAIRNIRSTTLFESLELVWQVTGVHADAEFNPRHAPAYMLGHEPKKWITIYPFVRSFEWYLLPEEERSVMLRDHGMRGAAFKSVLANTIAAFGISDYEWMLSFEDDDLINILDMMRDLRYTEARRHVREELPFYTGRRIPEAEVPVALRYVPVD from the coding sequence ATGTCGAATCCTCATGGAGAAGCTGCTGAGGCCCAGGCGCCCAGCCAGCTCGCGCAGTACGCAAATTATTCGGTATTTCGTCGCCTTCCCGGCACAGCAGCGCCCGCAGATCTTGACGCCGCAGTTGCCCAGCTCGAGGCAGTGACCGCAAAGCTCGAACCCTCGGGCGTGACGCTCCGCGGCATCTACGACCTCAACGGCTTCCGCCACGACGGTGACATCCTCGTCTGGACGCACGGCGCAGACGTCGAGGCGATCCAGACCGCGATCCGCAACATCCGCTCGACCACGCTGTTCGAGTCGCTCGAGCTGGTCTGGCAGGTCACCGGCGTGCACGCCGATGCCGAATTTAACCCGCGCCACGCGCCCGCCTACATGCTCGGCCACGAGCCGAAGAAGTGGATCACGATCTACCCGTTCGTGCGCTCGTTCGAGTGGTACCTGCTTCCCGAGGAAGAGCGCTCGGTCATGCTGCGCGACCACGGCATGCGAGGCGCTGCATTCAAGTCGGTCCTGGCAAACACGATCGCCGCCTTTGGCATCAGCGACTACGAGTGGATGCTCTCGTTTGAGGACGATGACCTCATCAACATCCTCGACATGATGCGCGACCTTCGCTACACCGAGGCCCGCCGTCACGTGCGCGAAGAACTGCCGTTCTACACCGGCCGCCGCATCCCCGAAGCCGAGGTGCCTGTGGCCCTCCGCTACGTCCCGGTCGACTAG
- a CDS encoding HNH endonuclease signature motif containing protein — MTAIDSSAADGSTRDTLAAIVGEAEAGTGADAGAGEIRPTPIELHPTVPATAPRPRRRRYSREIARIRGARAGEGSIGGQDAAPAEAADAVVAAENAAAEDAAAAANAAGAADTAGAAGAAGAAGGADTAGAADAARARKREKSRTRAPGGSRAGKSPRANTGRKTAADELGTPELKAALTSFGEAYCARGAGEAAMIRALATAHDIAQRRAEATLAESGRGEADSDEQVFSWHFTSVLGEFAFATHDSDQSLRARGYDASVLVGRFPGWVTAIERGQVDTRHSREMLKHSRHLGDKYLAEYGAVVLEFAERHTPGETGTFAEEAASTIAAEEFEAEHARARRRRSVTVSHDGLGMAVLNAYLPSELASPIAQLIDKGAREVIALDKEAQAEHRQAMRDARARGAVEPPEFEADTRSISEIRADVFAQTLLCSTPGESRVKAVVSVTVPALSLLEGRKNGTAPALLDGIRPMGFEEARQLAGEATSFQRVLTDPATGHVSCVDTYEPSKSLRRFLQVRDRTCAFPGCIRPAVQCDADHTHPFSEGGETHDGNMAHLCRGHHVQKHEKPWTVTNLGGGVLQWVTPLGQVVTAEPRGYGPRFVPKVEDDPPPF; from the coding sequence ATGACCGCAATCGACTCTTCCGCTGCAGATGGCAGCACGCGTGACACCCTCGCTGCGATTGTCGGCGAGGCAGAGGCAGGCACCGGCGCTGACGCAGGTGCGGGCGAGATCCGGCCCACACCGATCGAGCTGCACCCCACGGTGCCAGCGACGGCACCACGGCCTCGGCGCCGTCGCTACTCCCGCGAGATCGCTCGTATTCGCGGCGCTCGAGCCGGCGAGGGAAGCATCGGCGGGCAGGATGCAGCTCCGGCTGAAGCAGCGGACGCGGTGGTGGCGGCAGAGAATGCCGCAGCAGAAGATGCGGCCGCCGCTGCGAATGCGGCAGGCGCGGCAGATACGGCAGGCGCGGCGGGTGCGGCAGGCGCGGCAGGCGGGGCAGATACGGCAGGCGCGGCGGATGCGGCGCGGGCGCGGAAGCGCGAGAAGTCCCGGACCAGGGCTCCTGGTGGGAGCCGCGCCGGGAAGTCGCCTCGCGCCAACACCGGCCGCAAGACAGCGGCCGACGAGCTCGGCACACCCGAGCTGAAGGCAGCGCTGACGTCGTTCGGCGAGGCGTACTGCGCGCGAGGCGCGGGTGAGGCTGCGATGATCCGCGCGCTGGCCACGGCGCACGACATCGCGCAGCGCCGCGCGGAGGCAACCCTCGCGGAGTCGGGGCGAGGCGAGGCAGACAGCGACGAGCAGGTCTTCTCGTGGCACTTCACCTCGGTGCTGGGCGAATTCGCGTTCGCCACGCACGACTCGGATCAGTCACTGCGGGCCCGCGGCTACGACGCGTCGGTGCTCGTGGGCCGGTTCCCCGGCTGGGTCACGGCCATCGAGCGTGGCCAGGTCGACACGCGCCACTCCCGCGAGATGCTGAAACACTCGCGTCACCTCGGCGACAAGTACCTCGCCGAGTACGGGGCCGTGGTGCTCGAGTTCGCCGAGCGCCACACCCCCGGTGAGACCGGGACCTTCGCGGAGGAAGCCGCGAGCACCATCGCGGCGGAGGAATTCGAAGCGGAGCACGCCCGGGCTCGGCGGAGGCGAAGCGTCACCGTCAGCCATGACGGGCTCGGCATGGCGGTGCTGAACGCCTACCTGCCGAGCGAGCTGGCCTCGCCGATCGCGCAGCTGATCGACAAGGGAGCGCGAGAGGTCATCGCGCTTGACAAGGAAGCGCAGGCCGAGCACCGCCAGGCCATGCGCGACGCGCGGGCCAGAGGTGCCGTGGAGCCGCCCGAGTTCGAGGCGGACACCCGCTCGATCAGTGAGATTCGAGCGGACGTCTTCGCCCAGACGCTGCTCTGCAGCACTCCGGGCGAGTCGCGGGTGAAGGCAGTGGTGAGCGTCACCGTTCCCGCACTTTCGCTCCTCGAGGGCCGGAAGAACGGGACGGCGCCAGCGCTGCTGGACGGGATACGCCCGATGGGGTTCGAGGAGGCCCGGCAGCTCGCCGGGGAGGCGACCTCGTTCCAGCGGGTTCTGACGGACCCCGCCACCGGGCACGTATCGTGCGTCGACACGTACGAGCCGAGTAAGTCACTACGGCGGTTCCTTCAGGTCCGGGACCGCACCTGCGCGTTCCCGGGCTGCATCCGCCCGGCGGTGCAGTGCGACGCCGACCACACGCATCCATTCAGCGAGGGTGGCGAGACGCACGACGGAAACATGGCCCACCTGTGTCGAGGCCACCACGTGCAGAAGCACGAAAAGCCCTGGACGGTCACCAATCTCGGAGGCGGCGTCCTCCAGTGGGTAACTCCGCTCGGTCAGGTCGTAACCGCGGAGCCGCGCGGGTACGGCCCACGGTTTGTGCCGAAGGTCGAGGATGATCCGCCGCCGTTCTAG
- a CDS encoding GMC family oxidoreductase produces the protein MTVYGADYVIVGSGAAGSVLAYRLSENPHVRVVVLESGGNDRAPVHRIPKGFFFTMHNDKYSKYFPTKPFGPHNTTEQWWRGHIVGGSTTTNGLVWNRGWKQDYDSLEAAGNPGWNWQGFLKAFREIEDFEPGANELHGGSGRERVQVAKPRDETTDLFIDSTSVVGAHRVDDINGSDDPRAGYGQYATRRGIRVSAADAYLHPALKRPNVRMLTHATVNNVTFSGKRATGVAFEHRGERHEVRAKLEVIVAGGTLDSPLLLERSGIGRGDVLAAAGVQQLVESPNVGERLQEHRGATLMYQIKDLPSFNTQLSSPPRYLATGAKYLATRTGVISQGSASGMVFFKVDPASDRPDAIGYFNPISTKTSQLAGSGLAVADEPGVMLGLYPLRPTSRGSIHITGPNAEDGGIVNPQFLTSDYDRKIVSQLVLKGREIFERGAISNYIVHETAPGTEVTDEESALRNSLEAGTNGYHPLSTCAMGPNDDDVVDADLRVRGVDALRVVDASVFVDQPSGNTSAPVQALAWQAAERIAAAH, from the coding sequence ATGACTGTTTACGGAGCCGACTACGTCATCGTCGGGTCGGGTGCGGCGGGTTCAGTGCTCGCTTATCGTCTGTCGGAAAATCCACACGTGCGCGTCGTCGTGCTCGAGTCGGGCGGCAATGACCGCGCACCCGTGCACCGCATCCCGAAGGGCTTCTTCTTCACGATGCACAACGACAAGTACTCGAAATACTTCCCGACAAAGCCATTCGGCCCACACAACACCACCGAGCAGTGGTGGCGCGGCCACATCGTTGGCGGATCGACGACAACAAACGGTCTCGTGTGGAACCGAGGCTGGAAGCAGGACTACGACTCGCTCGAAGCCGCAGGTAATCCAGGGTGGAACTGGCAGGGCTTCCTCAAGGCATTCCGCGAAATCGAGGACTTCGAGCCGGGTGCCAACGAGCTCCACGGCGGCAGCGGGCGCGAGCGCGTCCAGGTCGCGAAGCCTCGCGACGAGACCACCGACCTCTTCATCGACTCGACCTCGGTCGTCGGTGCACACCGCGTCGACGACATCAACGGCTCCGACGACCCGCGCGCGGGCTACGGACAGTACGCAACCCGTCGCGGCATCCGCGTCTCGGCAGCGGATGCGTACCTGCATCCGGCGCTGAAGCGCCCCAACGTGCGGATGCTCACGCACGCCACGGTCAACAACGTCACCTTCTCGGGTAAGCGCGCAACGGGGGTCGCCTTCGAGCACAGGGGTGAACGACACGAGGTACGCGCCAAGCTCGAGGTGATCGTCGCGGGTGGCACGCTCGACAGCCCGCTGCTGCTCGAGCGCTCCGGCATCGGTCGCGGTGATGTCCTCGCGGCGGCCGGCGTTCAGCAGCTCGTCGAGAGCCCCAACGTCGGCGAGCGCCTCCAGGAACACCGCGGCGCGACGCTGATGTACCAGATCAAGGACCTGCCGAGCTTCAACACGCAGCTCTCGAGCCCACCGCGATATCTCGCCACGGGCGCCAAGTACCTCGCAACGCGAACCGGTGTCATCTCGCAGGGTTCCGCCTCGGGCATGGTGTTCTTCAAGGTTGACCCCGCCTCCGACCGTCCCGACGCGATCGGCTATTTCAACCCAATCTCTACCAAGACCTCGCAGCTTGCGGGCAGCGGTCTCGCGGTCGCGGACGAACCCGGCGTCATGCTCGGCCTCTACCCGCTTCGCCCGACGAGCCGCGGCAGCATCCACATCACCGGGCCAAATGCCGAGGACGGCGGCATCGTCAACCCGCAGTTCCTCACCTCCGACTACGACCGCAAGATCGTGTCGCAGCTGGTGCTCAAGGGACGCGAGATCTTCGAGCGCGGTGCAATCTCTAATTACATCGTCCACGAGACGGCACCTGGCACCGAGGTCACCGATGAGGAAAGCGCGCTGCGCAACTCGCTCGAGGCCGGCACCAACGGCTATCACCCGCTGTCGACCTGCGCGATGGGCCCGAACGATGACGACGTCGTTGACGCCGACCTGCGGGTTCGAGGCGTCGATGCACTGCGTGTCGTTGATGCATCGGTGTTTGTCGACCAGCCCTCCGGCAATACGTCAGCACCCGTGCAGGCGCTCGCCTGGCAGGCGGCGGAACGGATCGCGGCGGCGCACTAG